In Tachysurus vachellii isolate PV-2020 chromosome 3, HZAU_Pvac_v1, whole genome shotgun sequence, one genomic interval encodes:
- the rab5aa gene encoding RAB5A, member RAS oncogene family, a: MANRGAVTRPSGSNAANKICQFKLVLLGESAVGKSSLVLRFVKGQFHEFQESTIGAAFLTQMVCLDDTTVKFEIWDTAGQERYHSLAPMYYRGAQAAIVVYDITNEESFARAKNWVKELQRQASPNIVIALSGNKADLANKRAVDIQEAQSYADDNNLLFMETSAKTSMNVNEIFMAIAKRLPKSEPQAAGAGSGGNQPVILTDLAPPSRVHCC; the protein is encoded by the exons ATGGCCAATCGGGGAGCGGTGACTCGGCCCAGCGGGTCCAACGCGGCCAATAAGATCTGCCAGTTCAAACTGGTGCTGCTGGGAGAGTCTGCAGTGGGCAAATCAAGTCTCGTGCTGCGTTTTGTTAAGGGCCAGTTCCATGAGTTTCAGGAGAGTACAATAGGAG CGGCCTTCCTGACACAAATGGTGTGCCTGGATGACACAACAGTGAAGTTTgagatttgggacacagccgggCAGGAGCGCTACCACAGCCTTGCCCCCATGTACTACAGAGGAGCTCAGGCTGCTATTGTGGTCTACGACATCACCAATGAA gAGTCATTTGCGAGAGCAAAGAACTGGGTGAAGGAGCTCCAGAGACAGGCCAGTCCAAACATCGTCATCGCTCTGTCTGGAAATAAGGCTGACCTTGCCAATAAGAGAGCAGTAGACATCCAG GAAGCCCAGTCTTACGCAGATGACAACAATTTGCTTTTCATGGAGACGTCGGCCAAGACCTCCATGAACGTGAACGAGATTTTCATGGCTATCG CTAAAAGATTGCCGAAGAGTGAGCCACAGGCCGCTGGAGCTGGCAGCGGGGGCAATCAGCCTGTGATACTCACCGACCTGGCACCACCCTCCAGAGTGCACTGCTGCTAA